A region from the Podarcis raffonei isolate rPodRaf1 chromosome 11, rPodRaf1.pri, whole genome shotgun sequence genome encodes:
- the ACAA2 gene encoding 3-ketoacyl-CoA thiolase, mitochondrial: MALLRGVFIVSAKRTPFGAYGGLLKDFTATDLTEIAARSALAAGKVSPEIIDSVVVGNVMQSSADAAYLARHVGLRVGVPVPVPALTVNRLCGSGFQSIVNGCQEICLKESEVVLCGGTESMSQSPYAVRNIRFGTKLGADLKLEDTLWAGLTDLHIKTPMGVTAENLAAKYNITREDCDRYAVKTQQRWKAAQEAGHFKAEMAPVEVKTKKGKQSMERDEHPRPEATLEQLAKLPTVFKKDGTVTAANASGVCDGAGAVIIASEEALKKHSLTPLARIVAYHASGCDPNIMGIGPVPAITEALKKAGLSLKDMDLVEVNEAFAPQYLSVEKVLDLDPEKTNVNGGAIALGHPLGASGSRITAHLVHELRRRGGKYAVGSACIGGGQGIAVIIEKTA; encoded by the exons ATGGCTTTGCTCAGAG GTGTGTTCATTGTTTCTGCCAAGAGGACTCCATTTGGGGCTTATGGAGGCCTGCTCAAGGACTTCACTGCCACAGACTTAACGGAGATTGCAGCACGCTCAGCCCTGGCTGCTGGCAAAGTGTCTCCCGAAATCATTGACAGTGTGGTTGTGGGCAATGTCATGCAG AGCTCTGCGGATGCTGCTTACCTTGCCCGGCACGTGGGTTTGCGTGTTGGAGTtccggtcccagttcctgccctaACAGTCAACAGATTGTGTGGATCAGGCTTCCAGTCCATCGTCAACGGATGCCAG GAAATTTGCCTTAAAGAATCGGAGGTAGTGCTGTGTGGTGGAACAGAAAGTATGAGCCAAAGTCCATATGCTGTCCGAAATATCCGCTTTGGAACAAAATTAGGAGCCGATCTCAAG CTGGAAGACACGCTGTGGGCAGGGCTGACAGATCTGCATATTAAAACGCCTATGGGGGTCACAGCTGAAAACCTTGCTGCGAAATACAACATCACAAGGGAAGACTGTGACCGCTATGCAGTAAAGACACAGCAGAGGTGGAAAGCTG CCCAAGAAGCCGGACACTTCAAAGCTGAAATGGCACCTGTTGAAGTGAAAACCAAGAAAGGCAAGCAGAGCATGGAGCGGGATGAGCACCCTCGACCGGAGGCGACTCTGGAACAGTTGGCAAAGCTCCCTACAGTTTTCAAGAAAGATGGGACCGTCACAGCTGCAAATGCCTCG ggGGTATGTGACGGGGCTGGAGCAGTGATCATAGCGAGTGAAGAAGCCTTGAAAAAGCACAGCCTCACACCATTGGCTAGAATAGTAGCCTACCATGCGTCTGGATGCGACCCCAACATCATGGGCATTG GTCCAGTGCCTGCTATTACTGAAGCCCTGAAGAAAGCTGGCCTTTCCCTGAAAGACATGGACTTAGTTGAG GTCAATGAGGCTTTTGCTCCACAGTACTTGTCAGTAGAGAAGGTTTTGGATCTGGACCCAGAGAAAACAAACGTCAATGGAGGAGCCATTGCTTTGGGTCACCCACTGGGGGCATCGGGTTCAAGGATCACTGCTCATCTGGTTCACGAACTAAG GCGCCGTGGAGGTAAATATGCAGTCGGTTCGGCTTGCATTGGAGGAGGCCAAGGTATAGCTGTTATCATTGAGAAGACAGCCTAA